The following is a genomic window from Lysinibacillus sp. G4S2.
ATAAACCTAGTTATTTAAGGCACTTCACCAAAACATGTGCTTGACTAAGAGTCGTATCGGTATTCAATCCATTCAGCATTGCACTCAAGTAAAATCGTTAGAGTGCATCTGTATACCTTACTTTGTTGTTTAGTGGTACTCTTAACTTAGCAGATAAAGTTGCTTTTTTGTATTCATTTTCAATCAAGAACAGATTTTGGCGTTGAGCCTTATTTAATTTTGTTTTTTTACCAAATCATTGCAGGGTTAGCACCATCAGCTATATATACAGCTTTTGCAATACCTTTACCATCTGTAGTCGTATCCGTTGCACTTCCGATAGATGTCCAATATGTTCCAGTTCCCGTGAATTCTGTATGATGATTTGGATCTACAACCCTTAGAGTCTTATCGGATTCTTTGTATCCACTTATTGTTACATAATGACGATAATTTGTACCTTTATACTGTTTTATCCATTCTGTTTCTGTTAATAAGATTGGTGCTGTTTTTTGTTCCTTTAAGGTATCAGTAATACGTGAAATAAATGTTGTTTGAGGATCTTTGCTGTCAATAATCCTACCTACTATATAAGGATTTGAACTAAAACTATATACATTTTTATATTTATTTAAACCGTTTCTTAAATCTGTAGATCTTGTCGGTCCTTTTTCCGGTAGAACACCAATAGTCACACCAAAGTTTTCTTGGGATGGTAAACTTTCTTTACTCTTACTTTTTGCTTTGTGGAAACTTAAAGCTTGTCTTCCTGCCGCTGGGCCACAAAAATTGGTATACGCTTGCTTATTATAGGTAACTGGTATTGTATAATAGGCGGCAGCGCGCGCTAAACCTTGTTCTCGTTCTCGTTTTTCTCTTTCGGCAATTTCCAAATCTCTTTGTTTCGCCAATTCATCATAATATTCTTTGTTTTCCATATAATCTGTATCAAAATTCGAAACACCACTATCATTTTCTTCTTCTGAAGCTGCCTTAGAATTTTCAGGTAATGCACCAATACTCATTGTAAGTAAAAATAAAGCGCTTAAAGCATATTTTTTCATTATTTATCCTCCAATCTTTATTTTATTGTGTCTTTGATTCAAAAAAGCTAAGCATTGCAATAAGAAGCGTTTTCTTCAATTTCGATCCTCCTTTGTGTTTAAATAATTAGATTATTTTATTCGCATTTCGTCGTACCACTAAAATTTCGCGATAAATAACAAGTAGATACAGAAGTAAATATACTCCCTGTAACCAACCTATAAAAATCCAAAGTTACTGTCTAATGGAAATCATCTATAAACAGTATAATTATCTAAATATTCAGATAATTATCACCACCTCTCTCCTTAATGGTCAATCGTAGGGCATGTATTCGCAACTACATGTCGATATTACCATAGTATTTTGTATAAACAAGGAGATTTTTATCATCTTTCAGTTACCATTACAAATATTGTGAATTTTCTCTTTTTTTAAGAAATATATTAACAAAAAGAAAAAGTGTACCCATAATATAGTTCAAGTGGGTATTACCTAGTTTAGGATCAATTCATTTTTTGTTAAATTCATAAAGAGGCTTGGACATAAGTATTTTTATAAAGCAAAATTAAAAAATATCACAAAAGAAAAGCGCTAGAAAGCAACGTCTAAAATTGATTTCTAGTGCTTTTTAAGGTTCTGACGAGTTTTGTCCCAGCCTCTTGGTGAGAAATTAATATTTTACAATAATAAACCTATAACTTATGAATGGCGGAGGGTACTTATTCAAATACGCCGAGTAATATCGGTGTATTTAATACTTACATTTTCGAAATGACAATACAAATCAATAAAAATATTCCTGATAAAATAAAGAATACTTTCGGAACGTAGTAAGGACTAAATGTTAAAACAGCAGCAAATAGCTCACCTAATATTGTCCCATTCCCCGAACTTGTCCTACTATTCTTATCATGGTATTCCTTCGGTAAGAAATTCCAAATATCAACATAAATATTGCTATAGAACCTGAAAGAATCTCTCCCCATCCCCACATAAAAACACTTTCCTTCTTTTTCAATTTTAATTATCCGTATTCAATTAAATTTCTTAAAACATCTCCACTTTTTGGAGAAACGCCCCCCCGTTTTAACTTCTTTCCATAGAATATTTGACCGACCTATCAAATCTTAACAATGTATTGCCTTATTTTATATATGTAATTTTTTCCTCATTCAACTAAACTGCCCTAGTTAATTTAAGCGTAATCCGTCACAATATCCCTTTTCTTATTAAGAATCTGACCCCGTTTGTTGAACAAGCTAAAAATTTCTTCTACTGACCTGCAACACAAACTAAAAAAACGAATTCCAATAATAGGAATTCGCTCTGTATTAATTTTTTTACTAACTCCTACCACGCCACCGCTTCATAGTGTGAGGGGTATATGTGGCAACATATAAGATATTGATAGGTAGAACTTGATTTTAACATTAGATTGATCCAACCACAGAACACCTCCATTGTTATGCTGTATGATGGTTTTAACTTTTTATTATGATAAGAATTCAGCTACCACCAAAGCCGCAATACAATAAATATCTATTGGTATCAATAAGAAGCACCCTATCATCCGATTTAATTTTATATATACATTAGGTGGTATTATTTTCAATGCTATTTTTGTATTTCCTACGAGTTCATTATTTTTTCGTACCTCTTCAGAAATATTTTCAACCTTCAGTTCTGCTTGAGTTAAATTAGGATTATAAAAATCACTCTTTAAAAATGCGTATTGAGGATTTAAAATCGACAATTTTACACTCCTTCGTATCATCCTAATTCCTTAATAAATCAATTAAAAGCTTAAATTGCACGTAGCATTTAGTCTATTATATTCTCAAGATATTAATAACATGTGTGTATGCACCATTAATTTACAAAGTTTTGCAATGAGTACAATTAACATGTCGATTATTGACGTAAAATTTTAAAAAGTGTTTTTGGGGATTTTCACCAAAATATGCGCTTGGCTAAGAGCCGTATTCAATCCACCTAAACCTTTACCTCTTTTAACTATACTTTTATTAGTTCCCAGGTGTGTTGATTAACCATTTTTATCCACCCCAATTAAATTAGAAGGATCTGATTTCCGTTACGGGCTACTCGCTTTGTTGCTTTCGCACAGATAAAACAATTTGTTGCAGTCGCTTCGCTTTCGCACAGAGCAAGGCTTCCTGCTAGCGAGCGTCGAGTAGCCCTACACTACAAGCTCTTCATCATAACATGTGGTTGATTTCTTTGATAGAAAGAGCTTGTTTTTCGATAAATGCCCAAATAGTTTCGATAAAATGAGATTTTGTTTCGATAAAAGCTCAAATAGTTTCGATAAAGAGCGATTTTGTTTCGATAAATCTTCAAAGTATTCCTATAAAACGAACGAAAGTAGCTTTAGCCATTCTGTTTTGGGGCTCGGACACTAAATAGCAACAAGAAAAACCCTTTCATCGATCAATAATAAACCTATTTTTTCCTAATCAACACGCCTGATTAGTTCCATTTCTATTAAATCCATCCATATAGCCTTCTTCGTTTTGGTCTTAAAAAGTTGTAGAAAAATATCGTAAAAATAAAATGATTCCCCAATACACACCACCAAATCCAAAGAAACGCTCTTAACGTAAAGCCCTTTTAGTACAATATTTAAACTCCCTCTTTTCCGATAATAGCTTTTATCCGTGATTCTTCTTCAGTCTTATCTAAGTATTCAAAAAATCCAAGACGATTTCCCCAAGGGTCAGTAAATGTTCCCCATTTAGCTGAAACTTCTGGTCTTGAGTAAATTTCAAAGTTATCAATGTTAAGTTCTTTTATAAGTCTTTCTCTTTCAGCTTCAATATTTGTAACACCTAAACGTAAAGGGCCATTTCCTTCAGTAAGATTCCCCTCTGCTACTTGTAACCAACAACCAGGTATGAGTTCCCACTCTACAAAACCATCATGTGGTATGAAATCAGGTTTTTTGTTTAACAGTGTTTCATACCACTTATGCCCTTCTTCAATATTAGATACTCGTACTTGAGTAGTCAGTTCAAAAATCATCTTAACCCCTCCAGATTATGGTATATATTTTCTTTTCAATACATTTGATTAAACGTTATTTAAATTGCAACTTTTACTGTATCAGTAAATTGCGACAAAAAGGTTTGTCAATGAAAAGAAAAAAGAGTGCTTTCGCCTTTTTGCCTCAATTGAGAGAACATGTTATATACTTAAATAGTACATATTCAGAAAGCGAGGTATCCACCAATGGAAGAATTCAAAAAAGGAATTATGAAAGTGTTGAATGAAATGAAGCCAGAAATGAATCAACGCTTTGATAGGTGGATCAACGTCTTGTAGTCGAAAGTAAGCTTGACTTATTACAATAAATAGCCTGTATGCCTCACTACTTTACTACACTAAACAACATAGGAGTAATCAATATGACAAACGAAAACTTAATTATCGAATTGCTAGAAGAAATAAAGCAAGAACAACAAAAGATGAACCAACGTCTAGATAAAATTGAACAGCGTTTTGATAGAGTAGATCAGAATATCAATTTCTTAGCCGCAGAGATTGGGAAGCTACAGATGGTTAATCACAGCCAAGCAATGCATGAACAAGCCGAACCTGCAAAGCAAAAACTTGAAGTAAATGGACAAATGTCAGATGAAACCTTAAAGAATTCAGTACAAGGGACTGGCAGCTTGGAACATTTAGAAGAACTTTGGAAAAATGTCCTGGTTCGGGTTGGACAAGAAATTTCTAAACCAAGCTTCGAAACGTGGATAAAGTCTACAAAATTACTGTCCTACAATAGTAGTGACGCAACTGTGACGATTTCTGCGCCAAATTCGTTTGCTCGAGACTGGCTTGAGAATCACTATATGCACTTGATTAAATGTATATTAACGGAGCTTACAGGTGAAGAGTTGCTTATTAACTTTGTTGATCAAAAAACCATGACTGATTTCGATTTACCGAAGACGAACTAAACAAGCAATACCAAAAAGAGAAATTGCGCTGTGCAATTTCTCTTTTTGCTTGAACTGAAATTAATTATAACTCATCCTCGGTAACTTCATTTTTATTTCCATTTCCATTTCCGTTGCCATTACCATTACCATTGCCATTGCCATTACCGTTTCCGTTGCCATTACCATTACCATT
Proteins encoded in this region:
- a CDS encoding C39 family peptidase; protein product: MKKYALSALFLLTMSIGALPENSKAASEEENDSGVSNFDTDYMENKEYYDELAKQRDLEIAEREKREREQGLARAAAYYTIPVTYNKQAYTNFCGPAAGRQALSFHKAKSKSKESLPSQENFGVTIGVLPEKGPTRSTDLRNGLNKYKNVYSFSSNPYIVGRIIDSKDPQTTFISRITDTLKEQKTAPILLTETEWIKQYKGTNYRHYVTISGYKESDKTLRVVDPNHHTEFTGTGTYWTSIGSATDTTTDGKGIAKAVYIADGANPAMIW
- a CDS encoding VOC family protein, giving the protein MIFELTTQVRVSNIEEGHKWYETLLNKKPDFIPHDGFVEWELIPGCWLQVAEGNLTEGNGPLRLGVTNIEAERERLIKELNIDNFEIYSRPEVSAKWGTFTDPWGNRLGFFEYLDKTEEESRIKAIIGKEGV